A stretch of the Lactuca sativa cultivar Salinas chromosome 9, Lsat_Salinas_v11, whole genome shotgun sequence genome encodes the following:
- the LOC111901661 gene encoding uncharacterized protein LOC111901661, with product MTSMSIFDHKVPDDDHDYYDVTFFEDTILTLVTAKTSYVDFWINDIERIHRRRLHSLVVGLYIEWRPNRRNNVNPVATLQLCVGHRCLIFQIIHSPTTPLLRDFLLNPSYTFVGAGIEDDVKKLKDDYNLDVGRTMDLRALVTEKYNRPDLGNVGLKGLTRIVLGKELIKQKIVSKSRWDNRRLSPAQVEYACIDAFLSFEIGRILISGITN from the coding sequence ATGACGTCGATGAGCATTTTCGATCACAAAGTTCCCGACGATGACCACGACTACTACGACGTCACATTCTTCGAAGATACCATTTTGACCTTAGTCACAGCCAAAACATCCTACGTCGACTTCTGGATCAACGACATCGAACGCATCCACCGCCGCCGTCTCCACTCCCTCGTCGTCGGCCTCTATATTGAGTGGCGTCCTAACCGTCGGAATAACGTAAACCCTGTCGCCACCCTCCAACTCTGCGTTGGACACCGCTGCCTGATTTTTCAAATCATCCACTCCCCTACAACCCCATTGCTCAGAGACTTCCTCCTCAATCCTTCCTACACCTTCGTCGGCGCTGGCATCGAGGATGacgtcaagaagctgaaggaCGATTACAACCTCGACGTTGGGAGGACGATGGACTTAAGGGCGTTGGTTACGGAGAAGTACAATCGGCCGGATCTTGGGAATGTTGGATTGAAAGGATTAACAAGAATCGTCCTTGGGAAGGAGTTGATCAAGCAGAAGATTGTTTCGAAAAGCAGATGGGATAATCGACGGCTGTCTCCGGCGCAGGTAGAATATGCATGCATCGATGCTTtcttgagttttgagatcggTAGGATCTTGATTTCTGGGATTACGAACTGA